Proteins from one Danaus plexippus chromosome 18 unlocalized genomic scaffold, MEX_DaPlex mxdp_20, whole genome shotgun sequence genomic window:
- the LOC116772904 gene encoding trafficking protein particle complex subunit 6b isoform X1 has protein sequence MADDIVFELLHSEIINYSLEQNKSSNGKEVDLSVVEYIGFAAGYKIMERLTREWPRFKDELDTMKFICTDFWTCIYKKQIDNLRTNHQGVYVLQDNAFRFLINFSSGQQYLEYAPRYVAYTCGLIRGGLANLCINSIVTAEVQTMPSCKFHIHVQRS, from the exons ATGGCTGatgatattgtttttgaattattacatTCAGAAATAATTAACTACTCTCTAGAGCAGAATAAAAGTAGCAATGGTAAG GAGGTCGATTTATCCGTCGTGGAGTATATTGGTTTTGCGGCTGGTTACAAAATTATGGAAAGGCTGACTAGAGAATGGCCAAGATTTAAGGATGAGTTAGACACAATGAAGTTTATATGTACCGATTTCTGGACGtgtatttataagaaacagATTGATAATCTCAGAACAAACCACCAAGGGGTATATGTTCTTCAAGATAATGCATTCAGATTTCTTATAAACTTTTCTAGCGGCCAACAGTACTTGGAATATGCACCTAGG tacgTAGCCTACACTTGTGGTCTTATCAGAGGTGGTCTGGCTAATTTGTGTATCAACAGTATAGTCACAGCAGAAGTGCAGACAATGCCTTCCTGTAAATTTCACATTCATGTTCAGAGATCGTAA
- the LOC116772904 gene encoding trafficking protein particle complex subunit 6B isoform X2, whose product MEVDLSVVEYIGFAAGYKIMERLTREWPRFKDELDTMKFICTDFWTCIYKKQIDNLRTNHQGVYVLQDNAFRFLINFSSGQQYLEYAPRYVAYTCGLIRGGLANLCINSIVTAEVQTMPSCKFHIHVQRS is encoded by the exons ATG GAGGTCGATTTATCCGTCGTGGAGTATATTGGTTTTGCGGCTGGTTACAAAATTATGGAAAGGCTGACTAGAGAATGGCCAAGATTTAAGGATGAGTTAGACACAATGAAGTTTATATGTACCGATTTCTGGACGtgtatttataagaaacagATTGATAATCTCAGAACAAACCACCAAGGGGTATATGTTCTTCAAGATAATGCATTCAGATTTCTTATAAACTTTTCTAGCGGCCAACAGTACTTGGAATATGCACCTAGG tacgTAGCCTACACTTGTGGTCTTATCAGAGGTGGTCTGGCTAATTTGTGTATCAACAGTATAGTCACAGCAGAAGTGCAGACAATGCCTTCCTGTAAATTTCACATTCATGTTCAGAGATCGTAA
- the LOC116772903 gene encoding tRNA-specific adenosine deaminase 2 gives MDNFMKRALVLASEALAAQEVPVGCVFTLNGNIVAESRNSVNITHNPTRHAEINCIDKILEYCKDNQINYVTYFENIVVYVTVEPCIMCAAALNNLNIKEVIYGCANDRFGGKTVLDVNTFYDRGYKLTGNVLADEAMGLLKQFYKGANPNAPDSKAKKNK, from the coding sequence ATGGATAATTTCATGAAAAGGGCCTTAGTTCTCGCCTCCGAAGCTTTAGCTGCACAGGAGGTGCCGGTCGGATGTGTATTCACCCTTAATGGAAACATTGTAGCAGAGTCCAGAAACAGtgtaaatattacacataatCCTACTAGACATGCAGAAATAAATtgcattgataaaatattagagtATTGTAAGGATAATCAGATTAACTATGTtacttattttgaaaatattgttgtttatgTTACAGTTGAGCCATGTATAATGTGTGCAGctgcattaaataatttaaatattaaagaagtcATATATGGCTGTGCTAATGATAGATTCGGAGGGAAAACAGTGTTAgatgttaatacattttatgacaGAGGATATAAATTAACAGGAAATGTCTTAGCTGACGAGGCTATgggtttattaaaacaattttacaaaGGCGCTAATCCAAATGCACCAGATTCTAAagctaagaaaaataaataa
- the LOC116772902 gene encoding protein HEXIM1, with the protein MDIINNISDKDGDSTRALVLVEAPSILEVPKHNFEGNLKKKRRRGKTKRKISKPFSKMSWQERRKVDNTKRNNRFRKIVLTKTQAPFNNNQFLMEIHKPEPENNFLLYRTPSARTRDSSFSIDSEDNYFHSLPEDEEEYLTKEFSSVYEDAQCERLSNMSKNELIQEYLLLEAKYDNLVKRNERFKMKDSEDEQDTTVTDKEVTTDKDSMLTDRDTSGASAASGSIDEPSMIDILQQLKEQSAQIHELQMANEKLLLENKNLRQRNQGSSEDSESDSSSTSDTCSSSSCTSTPEHQPEVMQNGNIENQILVNGNHDSVTSPQSTPLVNGFHSPHE; encoded by the coding sequence atggatataataaacaacatatCTGACAAAGATGGCGATTCTACTCGAGCTCTTGTTTTAGTAGAGGCTCCATCTATCTTGGAAGTTCCGAAACACAATTTTGAAGGAAATCTTAAGAAAAAGAGACGACGCGGGAAGACTAAACGTAAAATATCTAAACCTTTCTCCAAAATGTCTTGGCAAGAGAGAAGAAAAGTTGATAAcactaaaagaaataatagattCAGAAAAATCGTACTAACTAAAACTCAAGCtccttttaataataaccaaTTCCTAATGGAAATTCATAAACCTGAgccagaaaataattttctactaTACAGGACGCCTTCTGCTCGAACTCGGGATTCAAGTTTCAGCATTGATTCCGAAGATAATTATTTCCATTCTCTACCAGAAGACGAGGaagaatatttgacaaaaGAATTTTCAAGTGTTTATGAGGATGCCCAATGTGAAAGATTGTCTAATATGTCTAAAAATGAACTCATACAAGAATATCTATTGTTAGAGGCTAAATACGATAATCttgtaaaaagaaatgaacgttttaaaatgaaagatAGTGAAGACGAACAGGACACCACAGTTACTGACAAAGAAGTTACCACAGATAAGGACAGCATGTTGACTGACAGAGACACTTCAGGAGCATCTGCCGCTTCAGGATCCATAGACGAACCTTCGATGATAGATATATTACAGCAGTTGAAGGAACAATCAGCACAGATTCATGAACTTCAAATGGCCAATGAAAAATTGTtgcttgaaaataaaaatttaagacaaaGAAATCAAGGCTCCAGTGAAGATTCAGAGAGCGACAGCTCATCTACATCTGACACATGCAGCAGTTCAAGTTGCACTTCCACACCCGAACATCAGCCAGAAGTAATGCAAAATGGAAATATAGAGAATCAAATTCTCGTCAATGGCAACCATGATTCTGTTACCAGCCCTCAATCTACACCTTTGGTCAATGGATTCCACAGTCCACATGAATAA